The genomic interval gtaagttcgaggccagcctggtctacaaagtaagtctagggcagccaaggctacacagagaaaccctgtctcagaaaaaaaaaagtgacttgcTCAAATTGACACAGGGAACAGAAGAGTCTCCTAACCTCGAAACTCGGCTTCCATATTTACTGACCATTAAAAGTGGTCCCAGTCATGTGTCACCACCGGAGGACAATGTCcccatcttttccttttccttttttccccaacCCCCTTCACAATACATTCTCACTGTATAACTGTGTACTGTGCTGACCCGGATCTTGTGATTTCCTTCTTAGCcttccgagggctgggattacaggcatgtgccgctgtGCCAGGCTTTGTGACAAGGTCCTTCAACTCCAGCCCAGTCAACTTCCTGGGTTTTTTTGCCCCCCTGACCTGACCATCTGACACAGTGCGATCTGGTGCAGGCCTTTGTCAGTGCAGAGAGAAGAGGCCCTGTCACTCTCTAGCAATTGTGTCCATGCCCAGAGACCAAGGTCTGCGCCATCGCTGAGATGAGAGGCCATGCCCGTGTCCCGCAACTGTACCTACACCCAGCAAGCTGGCATCCTTCAACTTCTGTTTCTCTCAGTCCAGGCCCTGTTGTCTGACCATGAAGATTTGGTGGCTCCTGCTGGCTGTGGGTGTGTGCCCAAGGAGTGTATACTCCCAGGACACCTGCCGGCAAGGGCACTCTGGCATCCCTGGGAATCCAGGTCACAATGGCCTACCCGGAAGAGATGGGCGAGATGGCGTCAAGGGTGACAAAGGAGACACAGgtacatttaaaacaacacaccTGTTTTCTGGGCCAGGtataatgcatgcctttaatcctagcactcaggaggcagaagcaggtggatctctgtgagttccagaacagccagagctacataatagagcgaccctatctcaaaaaccaaaaccaaaaccaaacatcaAAATCCCCAAAGCATCTgtttctgtattatttttctattcagtgtgtgtgtgtgtgtgtgtgtgtgtatacgtacatacatacatagacatatatgcatatatgtagaatatatacatattctacTCAGTGTACTATTTCTCAGGAGAGTGATGCAACCATGCAGCTTGGCAGGAAAGGCTGCTTCTTCTTTACCTGCTCGTCTGAAGATGTGCTGTGTGTTTCATGTTACCAGCGCCTGGTTGGTGcagtgtgtgacacacacattcGCAGTTGTTGGGTAGATGTTCATGCTCTGGCCTGGAGACCGTGCTACAGAATACACGAACTGGGAACTAAGCCTGGAAACAGAGAAGTTGGAGTAGGAAGGCTCAGGCTTGTGGTAGTACAGAGGGATGAAGGGTTATGGGGAGAAGGCAAGGCCTGGCAGTGGAGGGGGACCCGGGACTTGCTTGGGAATTTCCATAACGCCAGGCATTGTGACCGATGCAGATCAGCCTGTGTCACTCTCCAGGCCTGAGAGCTGAAGGCTGTTCCAGCTGTTTCTCACTCCACAGCTAGCATGGCAGGCTTGAAACCTTTGCGTCCTGGCTAATTTGAGCAAGACAAACCTGGACTAAACTGTGGCCTTGCGGGGTCTTCTGGCATCATAGTCTGGCCGTTTTACCTTGCTTACACCAGGTGAAGGTGGGACTTGGTGGCCTGCGCCCTGCCTCAGGACTACTGTATGGCCAGCAGAACCCAGTGTCTCGTCACAGCGTGTTCAGTGGCATTCACCCTCAGTCCATGGTGCCTTCCCTCCCCCAACAGTCATTTCATGGAGTTCCCTGGTGTCTCAGGGAATCTGGGGAGCCTTCCGTCGCACTCTTTGAGTGGTGGAAAGGGGACAGAATGAGAGATATGTCTAGCCCCTCCCACCTTCAGATTACTTCCAAGTCCTCATCTTGAGGCAAAATTACAGCATGGCCCTCAGTGGCCCAGTTTGCCTTGCCTCCTGTgctcctggcactcaggaagtcAGTCACCAACTCATCTCAGAACCTGCTCATCCTGCATGATTCAACACCCTGGATACTGCTACCTTCACCTGCACTGTGGGAAGAGAGGTGGGCTTGGGCACCCCAGGACTTCCCATGTGCTTCATCTGTGGAAATTGGAGTTGGAATGTCAACTCTTGtctgctttcttcccttccaCCTAGGAGAACCAGGATATCCCGGTGGCCCAGGGAAGGATGGAATCcgtggagagaaaggagaaccaGGTGAGCAGTGGCTTTGTATTCGCCCATCCACAATGCTCTAATGCGAAGCTGAGTTGCCGGCAGCTGTTCAGGAGGGACCTGTATGGTGCTGCCAGGATCAGCCACTGTATTAGCCAGGGGGGTCTCTAGAGGGGCAGGATTGGTAGGATGGAtgtatagaaacacacacagaggcttatgtttaataataagaaaatggtAAAAAGATACCAGATGCcacatattagaatatatgaggtttattaagtgagcatggggagagaagaaaagggaggaggggtaccccagaaagagagagagagagggggagagagagagaaatggggtaAGGGGGTAAGaggagagagggtagagagagagctgtgaggagggcttgtccttttatatagccctgagcagggccacgcccccatggcaggtaggcaatgacatcacaggtaggcagactgaagcagaatcccaacacagagaaggggggggggggggggagcggagagggagaaggagagacagagacatggagagatggagagacagagagacagatgattACAACCTGTGGtctgggtagtccaacaatggctgtctcccaaGGGGAAGGCCAAGAATCTGTTAGTTGGTCAGTCCACAAGCCTAGACATCTCAGCAGTCCCAGTGTGGTTCTGGAGTCCAGGGgaattcctggagagctgctgatCTTGAGTCTACATTGGAAACATCAAGTAGATTGTAAGACCAGGCAAGGAATGGCCCAGCAGCAGGGGAGATGAGTTTACCAGTAAGGACAAGGACAGGTgatcaaaaagcaaaagcttccttcttccatgttctctgatgcctactttttttttttttttttaaagatttaatttattatgtatacaatgttctgcctgcctgctagaagagggcaccagaccttaccataaatggttgtgagccaccacgtgggtgctgggaattgaactcaggacctctggaagagcaggcagtgctcctaacctctgagccatctctccagccagactTTTAGATTCTCCCCATGCCCTCTTTCACTATGTTCTCCAAATATTGAAGGGGTTGACATACACGTCTCGTTTTTGACTAAGCATTCGCTAGTTACTTATTCTCAatgcctctcttttttttccttttttctaatttattcagattgtatctcacttgtatcttcccgttgccccctccctcctgctttcaccctgttctcctcccctagacctctgacagaaggggacctcctcccccatgatgtgaccacagccaatcaggtctcatctggatagcctgcttccccttcctctgagtgccacaccaccaggcttccccaccgaGAGGAAGTGGTCAgactgggggcaccagagttcatgtcagaggcagtccctgctctctccataactgtggagaatgtgctgtccattggctagatctgaatgggtggggggggggatgggaggtctaggtttactgcatgcattgtccttggttagcacagcagtttgtgcacccttccccccacacaccccccacctccagatatgccagccttgatggtctccgtGTGgagttcctggaccctctgggtttcttttttaacGTCTTAGTTTAAGACAAGAGTGTCAGGGCATTGCTGAgggctggcctggggctcactCTGTACATCAGGAAAGCTATGAACTTGCTAGCTGCTATGtgagcctcctgagtagctgagatgACGGGTCTTGAGCCATCACATCATGTCGAGGTGTTATTTTTTGCCTGTATAAACATGTAAACCATTCTTAGCTTATGGGCTGTGCAAAAgtcaggcagaggtgggcggatctggGCAGCAGGCCACTGTgtgctggcctctgactcataGAATGAGTGAGAAGGAAGAGGGCTTTACGTCACTCAGTGCATCTGTCCCTACTTCAGGGAGAAAGTGGCACTTGAGGGGGACCTAGGCTGGGGTCATAGCTCAGTGGCCCATCCTTGCCCAGAATGAGTTGCAACCTAGTAACCAACGGGGAGCGGGGGGAGATGCCCGTAATGTCAGACACGGACAGCTCATTCTGGGCATTAATCTAAGGCTTTATATGAAAATATCAGAGTTCTATAAATTAGATAGCAAAGGCCCCAGCTCTATAGTTGAGAGGGAAATGTGATGGAGGATGACTGCTTGTTTGTATAGCATGGTCATGTGTGCTGGGGTTGGCGAAAGGGTGATAGTTTTTTTGTATCTAAGCCCAGGCTCTATGCTCATAAGCGCCATCACCTCCCaatccaggcagaggaagcaAGCAGTGTGGCATGTTTGTGTAGACTTAGGAAAAATGAGCAGAAAGGGCAGTCTAGGGCTGGATAGATGACAGGCATGTGGGTTACAATGAACACCCGACTTCAGGTCCACTCCCCGAGCGGCTGTCACTTCCCTGGGACTGAGGTCCCATTTCTCAGCAGCCCCAATCGACCTGCTCTGCTCCCAAGGGTGGCCTCATTTCTGGGCTGACGTAGGTCACTCTGGTAGTACAGTTGTCACTGCTCATACGAGCCCTGGCACTGACTGAGGAATACTTTtggaggctggggatgtggctcagttggtagagtgctagcTTAGCACGCattgaagccctgggttctagtcCCAGCGCTGCATAAATGGGGAGTGGTCAAATACAGCTAcagtcttagcactcaggaagcacgggtgggaagatcagaagttcaagatcatctggTCAGCCTCGGCTatagtgagtttggggccatcctCGGCTACATGTGACCCTGTCCCCAAAATTTATGAATTAGTCCCcctcaccgtgtgtgtgtgtgtgtgtgtgtgtgtgtgtgtgagtgagagagagagagagagagagagagagagagagagagagagagagagagagagagagggagagagagagaatattcctGCATGCAATTTGGGAGTTTCTGAATGTTCAGAGTCTGAGCAGATCTCAAACCCATGCACTACTTTGTCTCAATCAAATGCCTTACTAACAGAAACCCCAGCATCGCTCAGGAGGAGTATTTCCTAACTCACTTTTTCATTATCTCCCTCTATTCAGGAGCAAATGGAAGAGTGGAAGCAAGAGGCATCAAAGGTGACCCAGGCTCCCGAGGACCCCCAGGGAAACATGGTCCAAAGGGATCCATTGGTCCTACAGGAGAGCAAGGGCTGCCAGGAGACACTGGTCCTCAGGGGCAGAAGGGGGATAAAGGCGACGTGGGCCCCACTGGTCCAGAAGGACTAATGGGCAGTACTGGACCTTTGGGTCCCAAGGGCTTACCTGGCCCTGTGGGCCCCATTGGCAAACCAGGTCCCAAGGGAGAAGCTGGACCCACGGGCCCCCAAGGGGAGCCAGGAGTCAGAGGAATTAGAGGCTGGAAGGGTGAccgaggagagaaagggaaagtggGTGAGGCTCCCACCTTGCCCAAGAGCGCCTTCACTGTG from Acomys russatus chromosome 18, mAcoRus1.1, whole genome shotgun sequence carries:
- the LOC127202360 gene encoding complement C1q and tumor necrosis factor-related protein 9, whose amino-acid sequence is MKIWWLLLAVGVCPRSVYSQDTCRQGHSGIPGNPGHNGLPGRDGRDGVKGDKGDTGEPGYPGGPGKDGIRGEKGEPGANGRVEARGIKGDPGSRGPPGKHGPKGSIGPTGEQGLPGDTGPQGQKGDKGDVGPTGPEGLMGSTGPLGPKGLPGPVGPIGKPGPKGEAGPTGPQGEPGVRGIRGWKGDRGEKGKVGEAPTLPKSAFTVGLTVISKFPPPDAPIKFDKILYNDLNHYNVATGKFTCHVAGVYYFTYHVTVFSRNVQVSLVKNGAKVLHTKDSYMSSEDQASGGIVLELKLGDEVWMQVTGGERFNGLFADEDDDTTFTGFLLFSSP